From the genome of Glycine soja cultivar W05 chromosome 14, ASM419377v2, whole genome shotgun sequence:
TAAGCAATTTGTCCATTATCTTCGTCTTGTATCCCATGGTTATTCATCTGTTTTGAACTTAATCAACCTTCACCACCAACATagatcttttctcttctttccattttaattattggttACTTAGTATCAATTATTATAACTTCAGCCACTAAATCCTCATTACTTACTCAAAGGAACGAGTAATAGTAATTCAATTCTCACCATCCCATATTATCTTATTACTAATTGCAAACTTGAAtgtgtattatatatttatttaaattaatcatttatatttcaacaataattttaaatattgtcCTATTAATTTGCTATAGAGCTCATTAAAATTGACAAATATTACAAACAAACTAACAACCTGCTAGTATACCTAACAAGCTAATTACTCCTAACaatatgaaaaatatcagtACAATGTATTGGATACTTATTAATTAagctaatttgttaatttataataaGTGTGAATACATCTGTAAAATGCCATGCGTCTATAATAAGCAAGACTTCCAGTGTGTTTGTACAATACCTAATTTAGTTATTTGGAAGCAAGACTTGGGTATGGTTTGTGGGACAAAACAACTTAGAGCAACTATTGCATAATATTTTCTTGAAGGCACATGTTTTGGCTTTTTATATATGAGCCACATTGGTCTGGTCAGGAGTCACCCCTGCGGTGAAAAACCATCCAcacatttctttcaaatttaaagAACCGTGGCAACAAAATCCAAAatcttataatttcttttttggtaTTAAAAATCTTATGATTTAATAGTGGCTCCTTGGTAGACCCCACAAATACTTTTGTTTAAACTACTGTTGACAAAAAGGTGGTTTAAAACCCCTCATGTGAATACCTCAgtactattattttttcctgTTTTCTGCGTGTATAAATAATAATGTCTGGATTGGGAAGATTAATGTACCAGGAAACAGAACATGGCCAACACATCACTCTCAACAATCCTTGTGATTCTCTTCTGGGGTTTAACTCTTGCAACTGGGAGAAAATTATCACCACTTAGCACTACCGCTACATTGTCATCACCCCCCAGTGATGGTATTTGCTCATCAATGGTGATGACACAAGGCTACACTTGTGGAGAACACTTGGTATGTACTGTGCTTGCATCTGTTTCTTGTTTCTGATCAGAAATGAGCAAGATTTAGAGCAGCTAGTAGCTACTAACTGGCTTATTTTGTGATGGTTTTTAGGTGACATCACAAGATGGTTATATTCTTAACTTGGCAAGAATTAGAATGGGAGAATCAAGGGGGCCACCGGTTCTTCTACAGCATGGACTTTTCATGGTAACTAAATTAATAGTTTCACAAGCAACTATGTGTCATGGATTTTGTAGTTGATGTTGGCAATTAATGTGATGTTGTGGTTGCAGGATGGCATAACATGGTTATTGTTACCTTCAAACCAGTCTCTTGCATTCCTTTTGGCGGATAATGGGTTTGATGTTTGGGTTGCTAACACTCGTGGAACCAAATTTAGCCGGCAACATACATCTTTACCTTCTAATAGCTCGGTTAGTTTGTGTACAACATGTTGTTTCACTTCTGTGGTCAGCAATTTGATTGGTCCTATTGCTTATGCAAGTTTgtttatttaggattattggAATTGGTCATGGGATGAATTAGTTGCACATGATCTTCCAGCCACATTCAAGTATGTGCATGATCTAACTGGAAAAAAATTGCACTATGTTGGTCACTCACAGGTGAATTTCGCATGCTACACTTGCTCTtcttgtctttgatttattcaaTGTGTTGCTGACTGAAGAgtgttgaattcttttgtagGGAACTTTGATTGCATTGGCTGCTCTTTCCCAAGATCAGTTACTGAACATGTTGAGATCAGCTGCCTTACTTAGCCCAATTGCTTATGCTGGTCAGATGACTTCACCCCTAGCTAAAAATGCTGCTGA
Proteins encoded in this window:
- the LOC114383117 gene encoding triacylglycerol lipase 2-like isoform X1, with protein sequence MANTSLSTILVILFWGLTLATGRKLSPLSTTATLSSPPSDGICSSMVMTQGYTCGEHLVTSQDGYILNLARIRMGESRGPPVLLQHGLFMDGITWLLLPSNQSLAFLLADNGFDVWVANTRGTKFSRQHTSLPSNSSDYWNWSWDELVAHDLPATFKYVHDLTGKKLHYVGHSQGTLIALAALSQDQLLNMLRSAALLSPIAYAGQMTSPLAKNAAENFIAESLYNLGIFEFNMRGGSVIKFLKDLCNNTGIDCTNLLTSFTGQNCCLNPSIVNVFLDHEPQSTATKNMIHLSQMIREGTTSMFDYENRDENMKHYGQPTPPAYDMKRLPNDLPLFLSYGGADALSDVKDVQRLLEILKDHDADKLVVQYRNDYAHADYVMGENAHRDVYEPLISFFRLQ